Genomic DNA from Chitinivibrionales bacterium:
TATCAGCCAACGGCATTCATTTCACTCTTTCCCGATCTTCAAGCATTAATTATAGGATATTCGATATTTCGGGTCGAGAATTGATGAGTCGCAAAACTTCCATGCTGGGAGCTGGAACCCACAGCATTAAGATCGCCTCCGGCAGTTTTTGTCCAGGTGTTTACATCCTCGACTTCCGCGCTGGCGACATATTCTTTAAAGGAAAATTCAGCATAACGAAATAGGAAGACAGCAGAAAGGGGGTCGAAAGTGCATTAAGAAAGGAGTCTGTATGAAAAGCATAAAGTGTGTTGTGTTGGTCTTGATTTCGTTTTCAGCCGTTTTTTCCGCCGATGTCACCGCGACCATTAAGGTGGCAATTGCGAATCTTCCCCTTAATAGGTTTGTCCATTTGAGATTCGATGTGTTGGGCGGAGAGGGTTATTGGGGCACCAAGGATTCCGTAATCTTCGATACTGCTACTTTCCCAAGTGGGGGTTACCCAACTCCAACTGTAACCATAAATATTACATTTCCGGTCAACATGCCCCAAGCCACGATCAGATGTCAACTCTTTAAATCGGGCTATACTATCTGGACTGTTCAGGGGGATTCGGTTGATTCCGTTGTCGTGAAGAATCCTAATGGCACGTCAAATGGTCTCACATATAGTCCAAGCCAAACAATGGGATTCGAATGTTACTCACTGATGATCTCGAATGCCTTCATTTCCGTTTCGAACAAAGTACAGGTATATCCTACATCGTATTGTGATGTCAAAGGAAGGAAGATTATGGTTAAGCCGCGGAATTTTATTGTCAAAAAAATCCTTGCCAATGGTACCTGTCTGATAACAAAATTTTAGACTCTCGGGTATTGCTTCAAAATACAGTCCGATTCGCTCGGCCTGTAGAGGGTGAATATAGACAGCAAATATTGTATCAAGGCAAGCATACCTGCCAATGCGGCTGTGGCCGTGTAACCACAATTCGTCGTAGACACCACTGCATAGGCATTCCCAAATTCATCTGGAAGCATCGTACTGCCCAACAAGCGCACTACGTCAACCAGTACAATCAACAGGGTCTCATCACGGTAGGCGAGCTATGCAGACGGCTCGGGATCGGGCAGACGATATATTAGCGTTATGAGGACGTGCTTTATAAGGCAGCAAAGCGAAAGGGCAAGATACGAGTATTTACTGCAAGCGATCTTTTTAAAATCCGTACGGCCTTGCTAAGGGTTCCAAGGCTCAAAATAGCGATTCTTCAAAAGAGCCGGTCCAGCCTTCCGCCCGTGACGCCCTATTGAGCCGTATCCATGGAAATATCTACTGGGTCTCGTTTCTGGTGTGCTTGGGGGACTTTCCGGACAGAAGGCACGGCATTCTTGTCTTCTGCCTATGCCTGGGCCATGAATGGCGTTGGTGTTAGCGAAGAGAAAAAGAGGGGAAGTCATTTTATCCAAGGTGTGTGGGATAAAAAGTTAAAGAGCGAATTTCACAATTTGCAGATTTGCAAAGATACAACATATTGCAAGATTGACATATTCTACAATGAAGAGGTTGTAATAAAATCCCAGGAACGACGTTTTCTTTTTGATTGAATTATTTCTTTGGCTATTATTCATCAAAAATACCCCGAAGCTACAATTATAGAAGCGTTCTATTATTATTAATTTTTTTTAGATTTTCCCCCAAAACTTACATATATTTGTATGTAGTACCTCAAGAGGGGGATTTTTAATCATAACCAATGCCGAAGTTTCGTTGATAGCCAAACATTTTCATAGTAAACAATTCTTAACCGATTAAACTAACCAAAATATTCAAAGGGGGGAGACATGGTTACCCAAAAAATTTCTGTGCTCTGCTGCATTCTCTGTTTGACAACGAGCGTGCTGCTGGCGCAGACCGTTGAGAAGTTCAGTGCATCATTCACATTCCCGCTTACCTTGACCGCGGTGCCGGGCAAAGTTGTCGCCCCGGCGGCCATGTCGTTTTTCCATGTAGGGCCCAAGGCCCAAAAGGGAAAAATATTGCTGCAATGGACCGTGAGCGGCTCGGTTCCGTCTGGCTCTATCTGCATTTATTCACTTTCGGGCGCTCTGGTGAAAAAGGTCACCCTTACCTCCAACCACGGGACAATCTATTGTGATCTCCAGAAGGCCTCACCCGGAATCTACTTGGCGTCAATATCGTACGGCACGTTTCAGCAGAACCAGAAATTCGCGTTATACAGATAGGAGGAAACCATGCTTAAAAAAGCCGCAGTAATTTTGCTGGCGGGCATGGGTCTTCTCTCTGCCCAGCCTGCCTCGACCATAGACACCGTGCTCGTGACGCCCGTGTTTCTCAAGCTCGTGAGCACAACCGGCAATGTTTACAAGTACGTGGGCAAAGTCAGTTACGAGCTCGTGGGCTGGTCCAACGACCGGTTCAACGCTTCACTTTCCATTATCCAGGACGGGTCCGGAGCGGTGGTGCCCATCACTTCGGCAAAAGGCGACGGTTATGGCAATTTCAGCTTTGGCGGAATACGGGGTATTTTTTTCACCTGTCAATTTAACGGCGCCCCCACCGGCACCTACAAGGCAAAGGTGAGCGTTGCCGCGTCGCAGAGCGATTCGGCAAAATTCGTTGAAAACCTGATAAACACACTTTCCAACGGCGACAAGCAGACCATTATCAACGGCGGATCCGCCGGCAGCGTGCCCGCGATGGTCTGGCAGGACGGTCCGTACGGCGACCGCGGCGGGTATGCGTATCCGGCCGGCGAGGGCATGGCAGCCACGTTCGATACTGCCCTCGCCGAGGTAGGCGGTTACTACAAGGGACAGGATTTCCGCGGGCTGGGGCACAATGTCATGCTCGGGCCCACCATGAACCTGGTGCGCGACGGCCGTGGCGGCCGGACCTTCGAAAGCTATGGCGAGGACCCGTATGTCAACGGAAAAATGGGCGCGGCGGATTGCCGCGGCTGTACGAAGTCGGGTCTGATGGTCACGGTGAAGCACTTCTGCTGCAACAACGAAGAAAGGGCTCGTGGAGGGTATCCATCGACGGCCAGCGAGCGTTCTTTGCGCGAATTGTACACCTATCATTTCGGCATCGCCGGTTCACAGGGGCCGGCAACGGGTTTCATGACAGCGTACAACAATGTCAACGGCATACACTGTCCGGAAAACAAGCACATTGTCACCGACATTCTCAAGAATGCCTGGGGATCAAAAGGCTTTGTTCTCACCGACTGGGACAACGGCGGCAATCATACCAACGACGCGCTTGCTGGCACGGACCTGCCGACGCCGGACGGGTGGGGCGGCGGCCTGGCGGCAATGGTGCCGGGAACGATCTCCCAGGGCTTTTTCGATGACAAGGCGCGTCGCTGCATCTGGGCGCGTTACATGACGCATTGTTTTGAGCCGGGCTACACCGTCCAGTCGACATACGCCGATTCCATTGACAACGCGACGCATTATGCCTATATGCGTGGCGCAACGCGTGAGTCAATGGTGCTTGTAAAGAACAACAACAACCTCTTGCCGATCGACAGAAATTCGGGACCGGTAACGATTGCCTGCGTGGGGACCTATGCGAACAGTATGCAGTGGTTCATTTCCGCGAGCAGTCTTGTGAACCCGAAGCATCTCACGTCAGCCGCGGCGGCGATAAAGAAGATCGGCGGCAACAACGTCACGGTCACCAGCAATCCGGCGGGTGCCGACTACGCCGTGGTGGCCATCGGGCCAGTTGACAAAGGCGAAGGAAACGACCGGGTGGAGGTGAGTTTGGGCGATTCGACCAACAATCTGGTGAAGCAGACCATGGCCGCGTGTCCGAACACCATCGTGTTCTACTGCGGCGGCAGCTGCGCAGATTCGGGCTACTGGAGCGACGCGCCCGCGATCATCGCGGAGTTCTTCGCCGGCGAAGACCATACGCTCGCCTTCGCGGAGGTCCTGTTCGGCGACTATAATCCCGCCGGGCGCCTGCCGTTCACGTTCCCTGCGGATTCGATCCAGCTTCCCGTGTTTGGCATCGGACTTCCCTGGAACACCTCCGGAGCGACCAAGGACTTTTACGAAGATCCCTGGGAAGGCAGGGGATATCACTATTTCGATTATCATAACATGAAGCCGCTTTTCGCCTTCGGCCGCGGCCTGAGTTACACGACATTCGCATACAGCAACCTGCAGATCTCGCCCAACAGCGGCTATCCCGGCGACACGTTCCACGTGAGCGTTGACGTGAAGAACACGGGAACCCGCGACGGCGATGAAGTGGTGCAGCTCTACCTGCACGACGAGCAGAGCGCGCAGCCGAGGCGCGTGAAGGACCTGCGCGGCTTTTCCAGGGTCCCGATCACCGCGGGCCAGACAAAGACCGTGGACTTCGGCCTTGTCGAGCGCGACTTCGAATACTACGACACCACGCAGAGCGCATGGGTGATCGAGCCCGGCGCCGTGGACGTGCTCGTTGGCGCCGCGTCGGACGACATCAGGCAGACCGGATCGATAATGTTCTATTAAAAAAAATGACCACCGAGATCACGGAGAAGAAAAGATGATTCGAAAAACAGTTTTACGATCCCAGTGTCCTCCGGGTCTCTGCGGCAAATCTTTTTCGAGGTCTAACCATGCATAAGCCAGATAAAAAAGGGGGGAGTATGCGTTGGCGTTTCATTACTGCGGTTCTTCTCGGCGCTTCATTCGCTCTCGGCCAGCCGACAACTCAGATCGACACCGTGCTGGTGACGCCGGTGTTCCTCAAGCTCGTGGATAATTCCGGCGGCATCTACAAGTACAGGGGAAAAGTGTCCTATCGCATCATCGGGTGGGCGTATGACCGGTTCAACGTTTCCGTATCGATTATTAAGGATGGAACCGGTGAAGTCGTACCGCTCACGATGACAATGGGCGACATCGGCCCGCTCACCTGGCAGGGAGAAAAAGGCATCCATTTTGGCTGTCAGTTCAACGGCGCGCCTTCGGGCACCTACAAGGCAAAGATCTCGATTGCCCTGTCGCAGAGCGACACCGCTGTGTTCATCGAAAGCAAGATCGCATCGATGTCCAACGGTGACAAACAGACTATTGTCAACGGCGGGAGCGCGGCAGGCGTCGTGGGCCTCAACTGGCGCGACGGCCCCTACGGCCTCGGCGGCACCTGGTCTTTTCCCACGGGCCTCGCAATGGCCGCCACCTGGGACACTGCCATCATCCAGGAGGGCGGCTATTTCATGGGAATGTGCTTCCGGGGCTTCGACTACAACGTCCAGCTGGGGCCTTCGTGCAATCTTTGCCGCGACAGCCGGGCCGGTCGGACCACGGAATCGTACGGTGAAGACCCCTTTGTAAACGGCAAGGACGCTACCGCATCCGTCAAGGGCGTTATGTGGAGCACCATTCCGACGCTCAAGCACTACTGCTGCAACAACGTTGAGCGCGCGCGGGGATTCTATCCCGTGCACGTTTCGGAGCGGGGGCTTCGCGAGCTGTACACCTACCACTTCGGCATGGCCGCGCATGATGCCGGTTGTGCCGCCATCATGACCGCCTACAATTCCGTAAATGGTTTCCATAATGCGCAGAACCATCACACCCTGACCGACATCCTCAAGAATTTCTGGGGCCTGAAGGGCTTCGTACTCACCGACTGGGACAATGGCGGCACCGGCAATGCTTCCATACTGGCGCTTGCCGGGCTCGACCTGCCCACGCCTGGAACATGGGGCGGCGGCCTTGCTGCATTGGTGCCTGGAACGATTTCGCAGGCATTTTTCGACGATAAAGCGAGGCGCTCGCTGTGGGCGCGGTACAAAACAGGCTGCTTCAATGCCGGATACGCAAGAACAATGTATAAGGATTCCATCAACAGCACGAACATGTACAACTATGCGCGCCGCGTCTCGCGCGAGTGTTATATCCTTCTCAAGAACGACAACAACCTGCTTCCACTTGACAGAAGCAACCCGATGACCATTGCGATGGTGGGGCCCTGGGCCAATCAGATCCGGTGCGGTCCGGTGGGCAGCGCCCAGAACTGTCCCAGCAAGCACTACACCCCGCCCACCCAGGCGGTAAAACAAATCGGCGGCGCAAACATCACGGTCAACAGTGATTACAATAATTGCGACTATGCGATCGTGTGCATCGGGCCCAACGACGAAGGCGAGGGCTTTGACCGAAACGAAGTGTCGCTTCCCGATACGCAGGACCAGTTGGCCGGAAAGGTGCTCGCGGCAAAACCCGGCCATACCATTGTGTGGTATACCGGCGGCAGCACCGCGGACACCGGCAACTGGAACAAGGTCCCGGCCATCATCATGTCGAGTTATCCCGGTGAAGACCATGCCATGGCCCTCGCCGAAGTTCTGTTCGGCGACTACAATCCGGGCGGGAAAGTCCCCCTCACCTTCCCGCTGGACTCGACCCAGCTTCCAAGGTTCGGCGTGAACACTCCGTGGGGCGATACCGGCGATCCATACGAGCCCGTGTGGGAAGGACGGGGATACCCCTATTACGACTACCACCATCTGAAGCCGCTGTTCTGCTTCGGTTACGGACTCAGCTATACCACGTTTGCGTACAGCAACCTCCAAATCAGTCCCAACGGCGGCTATCCGGGCGATACGTTTGCCGTTTCGGTGGACGTCAAGAACACCGGCAGCGTGGTCGGCGACGAGGTGGTGCAACTGTACCTTCACGACGAGCAGAGCGCCCAGCCGAGGCGATACAAAGATCTCCGCGGGTTCAGACGCGTTCCCCTTAACGTCGGAGAGACAAAGACCGTCACTTTTAATCTTGTGGAGCGCGACTTCGAATACTACGACACCACCCAATCGAATTGGGTGATAGAACCGGGGGCGGTTGACGTTCTCGTGGGCTCCTCGTCCCTTGACATAAGGCAACAAGGGACGATAATGTTCTATTGACCGCGCCATCCAGACGGATGTTGAAGACTGAAAGTTGAAAGCAGGAAGAGCGATTCCCTTTCAACTTTCGGTTTTTTAAAGGGTTGTTTTTATTGCCAAGAGATTGTGCAATTACGATTTTCTTGTATTGTCAAACTGCCGAATTAAGACAATCCGATCCTATACAATTCTCCAAAGGGGGGGACTCATGAATCCGGTCAAAAGATTGTTCGGGCTGCTGCTGCTGGCGCTCGTGACGTTTTCCGCGGCGCAGACCGTCGCCATAACGGGGAAAATCACTGACAACAACGGCAGGAACGTTTCCGGCGCCATCGTGAAATTGAAAGCCCTCAAACTCACCGACACCACCGATACGGCGGGAAACTATTCATTTGGCGCTGCCGCGGCAAGAGGCATTCAGCCGTCGCCCGCCGGTCCGGTGCCGTTTTTTTCGGGAAATTTCCTGACCTTTACCGTGGCGAGAGACAACGAGCTCGTCAGGGTTGAAACATTTGACTGCAGGGGCAGGTGCGTCGCCGCGTTCAGCGAAAAGGCCCTGGCCGCAGGTACCTACAGAACGATGCCCTTTCCCGCGGGTTTTTCGTCGCAGATGTATTTCTGCCGGGTGACGGTCGGAAACACCGTGTCACGCCTGATGAAAAATCCGCTTTTCGGCGGTTCCGGCAGAACCGGCTCCGTCATGCAAAAGTCACGTCTTGCCAAGGTCGAAGCCGCGGTCGATACCCTCCTTATCAACCGTGCGGGATATGTCTATACCAAGTACGCCATAGATTCATACACGGGAACCTTTGACGTTGTCGTTACGGTGTCCGTCACGGTGGCTCCCGACGTAGACACCTACCAGGGTATAGACGAGCCCATGTACATCACCGCCAAGGACCCGTATGCAACCGCGGCAACCGTGGACGCCATTGTCACTTCAAAACTCTATCCTGCCCCTGATACCGTGGAGCTCGACAAGGTCGCCGGCATCCCCGGTATGTATGAACAAATGGTGTATTTCATTGCGTGTTCAGCGAAGTCGGGCAAGGACACGATCCTCACCCATGACAACGATTCGATCACGATCACGTATCGTGCCGCGTCTCCATTGACAACCGTTGCAACGGCAAAGGCGATCTGGCTCGCAATGATGCCGAGCGTAAAACCGTCAACGTCGATTTACCTCGGATTGAAAAATCCCATCACCGTCATCGCCGACGACCGCAACATCACCGATCCTTCGATCACCGTTCACATCGCCTCCCACAAAGACACGGTGGGCTTCAACCTGGTGCTGCCCGCGGTTGCCGGATCGCCGGGATCGTATCAGGGTTTTGTCGGCGCATCGCTGACGCAGTCGGTTGCGGGATCGGTGCTCGCGGTGCGGCCGCCCATCGACACGCTGACCACCATCTATCAGAGTTGTGCGCTCAACACCCCGGTTGTCAGCGATGCGCTGCAGGGCACTGCGCTGCTATGGAAGGCAACAAGCGTGTCGATAATGCCGGATTCACTCGGCGTTGGGTACCACGGCACAACGAATGTCATGAACCTGACCGTGGAAAACGACCACATCATTGCCAACTCGTTCAACATCAATGTGAAGAGCAAAAAGGACCCCACGGGCTTTGCTTTTCCCGTGACCGCGCGCGTTGACACCACCTATCTTTTCACCGGGACGGTGGGATTCACGACGGGAGCGTCCTCGGCAACCAACAAGACGATCTCGGTTGCAGGCAATGACACGATCACCGTATGGTATTTCGACCAGATCATGGCCCCGCCCGAAACGTCGAGCGTTTCGGTAACGTGGAGGCCGTGAGGATGATGTCGTTGACCGTTTACAGTTGAAGGTTGACAGAGAAGTGAAGCAACGGGCCGGTTTTCCCGAGTGAAAAGAAACGGAAAATCGGCCCCATTTTTAATTGCTGCAAAAGGTTGCTTATAAGGGAAAATGGGCAACAACACCTTTGATTAATTTCGCAAGGTCCGCAATGACTGCCGAGGAACATTCCGTTTTTTTTTGAGGTTAAAGCGCTATTTTTTTGATAATCTCTTCCAAAATCTCCGCCGCATCCTTCACCAGCTTCAGGCACAGCGTGGTGAAAAGACCTTTCTCCTTTGCCTCCGCATAGCCCTTCTCGGTCCCCAGATCGCAGCCGAGCAGCTCCGTGCAGTTGAGTGAACCGTTTCGCGCGATGAACCGCTTTGCGAACTCCTGCGTCATTGCGTAGGTTTTTTCCTTTGCCGCAAGGTCTTCCGATTGACATCTGCCGTATTTCAGACCGATCACCATGAACGCGCCGGTCACGGCGCCGCAGGTGAGGCCGAGCCGGGAACACCCGCCGCCGAACGCGCAGGAAATCTTGAGCGCGGTTTTCTCGTCGAGGTCGAAGCGCTTGCCAAAGGCGGCGCAGATGGCCTGCGAGCAGGTGAAGGATTTTTTATAAAGGTCAGTTGCGTCTTGTGTTGATGACACGGGTTACTTCCCTGAAGTCAACGCTTTTTTATTGGCGAACGGCTATGGCGTCGAAGCCTATTTTTTCTGCTGCTGCTGTTCCTTCACA
This window encodes:
- a CDS encoding glycoside hydrolase family 3 C-terminal domain-containing protein, with the protein product MRWRFITAVLLGASFALGQPTTQIDTVLVTPVFLKLVDNSGGIYKYRGKVSYRIIGWAYDRFNVSVSIIKDGTGEVVPLTMTMGDIGPLTWQGEKGIHFGCQFNGAPSGTYKAKISIALSQSDTAVFIESKIASMSNGDKQTIVNGGSAAGVVGLNWRDGPYGLGGTWSFPTGLAMAATWDTAIIQEGGYFMGMCFRGFDYNVQLGPSCNLCRDSRAGRTTESYGEDPFVNGKDATASVKGVMWSTIPTLKHYCCNNVERARGFYPVHVSERGLRELYTYHFGMAAHDAGCAAIMTAYNSVNGFHNAQNHHTLTDILKNFWGLKGFVLTDWDNGGTGNASILALAGLDLPTPGTWGGGLAALVPGTISQAFFDDKARRSLWARYKTGCFNAGYARTMYKDSINSTNMYNYARRVSRECYILLKNDNNLLPLDRSNPMTIAMVGPWANQIRCGPVGSAQNCPSKHYTPPTQAVKQIGGANITVNSDYNNCDYAIVCIGPNDEGEGFDRNEVSLPDTQDQLAGKVLAAKPGHTIVWYTGGSTADTGNWNKVPAIIMSSYPGEDHAMALAEVLFGDYNPGGKVPLTFPLDSTQLPRFGVNTPWGDTGDPYEPVWEGRGYPYYDYHHLKPLFCFGYGLSYTTFAYSNLQISPNGGYPGDTFAVSVDVKNTGSVVGDEVVQLYLHDEQSAQPRRYKDLRGFRRVPLNVGETKTVTFNLVERDFEYYDTTQSNWVIEPGAVDVLVGSSSLDIRQQGTIMFY
- a CDS encoding C-GCAxxG-C-C family protein, which encodes MSSTQDATDLYKKSFTCSQAICAAFGKRFDLDEKTALKISCAFGGGCSRLGLTCGAVTGAFMVIGLKYGRCQSEDLAAKEKTYAMTQEFAKRFIARNGSLNCTELLGCDLGTEKGYAEAKEKGLFTTLCLKLVKDAAEILEEIIKKIAL
- a CDS encoding T9SS type A sorting domain-containing protein, coding for MVTQKISVLCCILCLTTSVLLAQTVEKFSASFTFPLTLTAVPGKVVAPAAMSFFHVGPKAQKGKILLQWTVSGSVPSGSICIYSLSGALVKKVTLTSNHGTIYCDLQKASPGIYLASISYGTFQQNQKFALYR
- a CDS encoding glycoside hydrolase family 3 C-terminal domain-containing protein; translation: MLKKAAVILLAGMGLLSAQPASTIDTVLVTPVFLKLVSTTGNVYKYVGKVSYELVGWSNDRFNASLSIIQDGSGAVVPITSAKGDGYGNFSFGGIRGIFFTCQFNGAPTGTYKAKVSVAASQSDSAKFVENLINTLSNGDKQTIINGGSAGSVPAMVWQDGPYGDRGGYAYPAGEGMAATFDTALAEVGGYYKGQDFRGLGHNVMLGPTMNLVRDGRGGRTFESYGEDPYVNGKMGAADCRGCTKSGLMVTVKHFCCNNEERARGGYPSTASERSLRELYTYHFGIAGSQGPATGFMTAYNNVNGIHCPENKHIVTDILKNAWGSKGFVLTDWDNGGNHTNDALAGTDLPTPDGWGGGLAAMVPGTISQGFFDDKARRCIWARYMTHCFEPGYTVQSTYADSIDNATHYAYMRGATRESMVLVKNNNNLLPIDRNSGPVTIACVGTYANSMQWFISASSLVNPKHLTSAAAAIKKIGGNNVTVTSNPAGADYAVVAIGPVDKGEGNDRVEVSLGDSTNNLVKQTMAACPNTIVFYCGGSCADSGYWSDAPAIIAEFFAGEDHTLAFAEVLFGDYNPAGRLPFTFPADSIQLPVFGIGLPWNTSGATKDFYEDPWEGRGYHYFDYHNMKPLFAFGRGLSYTTFAYSNLQISPNSGYPGDTFHVSVDVKNTGTRDGDEVVQLYLHDEQSAQPRRVKDLRGFSRVPITAGQTKTVDFGLVERDFEYYDTTQSAWVIEPGAVDVLVGAASDDIRQTGSIMFY
- a CDS encoding T9SS type A sorting domain-containing protein translates to SANGIHFTLSRSSSINYRIFDISGRELMSRKTSMLGAGTHSIKIASGSFCPGVYILDFRAGDIFFKGKFSITK